DNA from Bacteroidota bacterium:
GCCAGCCAGCGCTTTACTCCTTTTTATGCTATTAGTGCAGGAAAATGGTTTACTCCTTCCTGCGGTTTAAGGCTGCAGGCCCAGGGGTATGCCCTCAACGGATTTAGTACTGTTGAAGGACTGTATATCGCCGATCCGGTCAGTGGAAAGGTATACGGGAATGCGGACCCTGTAAGGAATTATGTAAGCATCGAGCCGGATGGAAGTTACCGGCATTATATACGATATGTCAATCTTCATGCCGACTTTCAACTCAGCCTCCTCAATTTGTTGAAGGGATATAAGGAAAACCGCCGGTGGGATGTAATTCCTTCTGTTGGCTTGGGATATATGCGCGTGATTAAGTACAAAGGAATTCCCCATGCAAATATTATTTCCACCAGTTTCGGGTTGATGGGGAAATATCATCTGTCAAGCAAATTGGATATTAACGGGGAACTGGGGGCTGACATTTTACCGGATCAGTTTGACGGGCGTATAGCCGGAAAGATTTATGAAAATTATTGTTCTGCAAGTATTGGCATAAGCTATTATTTTAAGAAAAAAGGATTTAAACGGACTGCTTGTCCTCCGCCCCCTGCAATAACTTTTGTCCCTGTGGAGAAAAAAGTGATTGTAAGGGATACCGTGGTTGTGAAAGTTCCGGTAACGGTTGAGAAGACTGTTATTCCCAAATTTAACCTGGCCGCAATTCTCTTCGATGCTAATTCTGATAAGCCTCTTGAAGGGCAGGATTTTAATTTCAGGAATATAGTAGAATTTTT
Protein-coding regions in this window:
- a CDS encoding OmpA family protein; translated protein: MKTIKDLLIIMLFVSTLNLKAQSELKVKTFVNDTISFLDNFYIEPAAGTQVLFSKDAGKLSASQRFTPFYAISAGKWFTPSCGLRLQAQGYALNGFSTVEGLYIADPVSGKVYGNADPVRNYVSIEPDGSYRHYIRYVNLHADFQLSLLNLLKGYKENRRWDVIPSVGLGYMRVIKYKGIPHANIISTSFGLMGKYHLSSKLDINGELGADILPDQFDGRIAGKIYENYCSASIGISYYFKKKGFKRTACPPPPAITFVPVEKKVIVRDTVVVKVPVTVEKTVIPKFNLAAILFDANSDKPLEGQDFNFRNIVEFLNQYPTIKIRLQGYADEQTGTLEYNINLALQRAKSVYDLLLNSYHVNKDRVEIVALGSAEQPYDKTAWNRVVIAVAVE